Proteins from one Anastrepha obliqua isolate idAnaObli1 chromosome 2, idAnaObli1_1.0, whole genome shotgun sequence genomic window:
- the LOC129239397 gene encoding coiled-coil domain-containing protein 34-like isoform X1, with product MAFYTTRVDDNGNEIERRHSARSLAISLSASTTSTNTSRINLSSRSCETNGSVRTFFIGPFRYINPAAFIEKTPDQSETSSMNEENKTQPPSENQSDIVPPLDLQSEDNYPTTRDYTFSYRKHCEASKIVLKPDLAYETWLSAKRKLLSDEAARRRKSEEQKRKEQETRKRLAEEKFQQWLKTKSRQTVSREKIKLQIDQEEKPPKTQIREEEVQAKLEAWEQAKQLEEECRRALKRQEDERRRLMEEQRRQMAAEAWKKWLAEVDKKPRPVPLNRGIFTLRGTISDIFVNPNEWRSTIPIDKD from the exons ATGGCCTTCTACACCACTCGCGTAGACGATAATGGCAATGAAATTGAACGCCGCCATTCGGCGCGTAGCTTAGCAATTTCATTAAGCGCCAGCACTACAAGTACCAATACCTCTCGTATTAACCTGAGCTCACGAAGTTGTGAAACAAACGGAAGCGTAAG aacattttttattggtcCCTTTAGGTATATCAATCCTGCTGCTTTCATTGAGAAAACACCTGATCAAAGCGAGACAAGTAGTATGAATGAAGAGAATAAAACGCAACCACCATCGGAGAATCAAAGCGACATTGTTCCACCTTTAGATTTACAATCGGAAGATAATTACCCTACTACACGTGATTACACCTTTTCGTATCGTAAACACTGCGAGGCGtctaaaattgttttgaaaccTGACTTGGCTTATGAGACTTGGCTATCTGCCAAAAG AAAACTTTTATCTGATGAAGCTGCGCGTCGGCGGAAGTCTGAAGAACAGAAGCGTAAGGAACAAGAAACTAGAAAGCGTCTTGCAGAAGAAAAGTTTCAACAATGGTTGAAAACAAAATCACGTCAAACTGTCTCGCGCGAGAAAATTAAACTCCAAATCGATCAGGAAGAAAAACCACCCAAGACCCAAATTAGGGAAGAAGAGGTGCAGGCTAAGCTAGAAGCTTGGGAGCAGGCTAAGCAGCTGGAGGAGGAGTGCCGTCGTGCTCTGAAGAGGCAAGAAGATGAACGTCGTCGTCTTATGGAAGAACAGCGGCGGCAAATGGCCGCCGAGGCCTGGAAAAAATGGCTTGCTGAGGTAGATAAAAAACCACGACCGGTTCCATTGAACCGGGGAATATTCACATTGCGTGGTACTATTTCCGACATTTTTGTTAATCCGAACGAGTGGCGAAGCACAATCCCAATAGACAAAGACTGA
- the LOC129239397 gene encoding coiled-coil domain-containing protein 34-like isoform X2 gives MAFYTTRVDDNGNEIERRHSARSLAISLSASTTSTNTSRINLSSRSCETNGSVRYINPAAFIEKTPDQSETSSMNEENKTQPPSENQSDIVPPLDLQSEDNYPTTRDYTFSYRKHCEASKIVLKPDLAYETWLSAKRKLLSDEAARRRKSEEQKRKEQETRKRLAEEKFQQWLKTKSRQTVSREKIKLQIDQEEKPPKTQIREEEVQAKLEAWEQAKQLEEECRRALKRQEDERRRLMEEQRRQMAAEAWKKWLAEVDKKPRPVPLNRGIFTLRGTISDIFVNPNEWRSTIPIDKD, from the exons ATGGCCTTCTACACCACTCGCGTAGACGATAATGGCAATGAAATTGAACGCCGCCATTCGGCGCGTAGCTTAGCAATTTCATTAAGCGCCAGCACTACAAGTACCAATACCTCTCGTATTAACCTGAGCTCACGAAGTTGTGAAACAAACGGAAGCGTAAG GTATATCAATCCTGCTGCTTTCATTGAGAAAACACCTGATCAAAGCGAGACAAGTAGTATGAATGAAGAGAATAAAACGCAACCACCATCGGAGAATCAAAGCGACATTGTTCCACCTTTAGATTTACAATCGGAAGATAATTACCCTACTACACGTGATTACACCTTTTCGTATCGTAAACACTGCGAGGCGtctaaaattgttttgaaaccTGACTTGGCTTATGAGACTTGGCTATCTGCCAAAAG AAAACTTTTATCTGATGAAGCTGCGCGTCGGCGGAAGTCTGAAGAACAGAAGCGTAAGGAACAAGAAACTAGAAAGCGTCTTGCAGAAGAAAAGTTTCAACAATGGTTGAAAACAAAATCACGTCAAACTGTCTCGCGCGAGAAAATTAAACTCCAAATCGATCAGGAAGAAAAACCACCCAAGACCCAAATTAGGGAAGAAGAGGTGCAGGCTAAGCTAGAAGCTTGGGAGCAGGCTAAGCAGCTGGAGGAGGAGTGCCGTCGTGCTCTGAAGAGGCAAGAAGATGAACGTCGTCGTCTTATGGAAGAACAGCGGCGGCAAATGGCCGCCGAGGCCTGGAAAAAATGGCTTGCTGAGGTAGATAAAAAACCACGACCGGTTCCATTGAACCGGGGAATATTCACATTGCGTGGTACTATTTCCGACATTTTTGTTAATCCGAACGAGTGGCGAAGCACAATCCCAATAGACAAAGACTGA
- the LOC129239396 gene encoding thymidylate synthase, with protein MSTTDLKYLNGKGATCVKGPDADNNIQKQDKAVEENRDEQQYLDLIEKILATGVDRSDRTGVGTRSIFGAQMRFDLRNNFPLLTTKRVFWRAVAEELLWFVNGQTDAKILQEKNIHIWDGNSTREFLDKSGFYDREEGDLGPVYGFQWRHFGAKYRTCKDNYKGEGVDQLQNVIDTIRNKPNDRRIIMSAWNPLDLPQMALPPCHCLAQFFVANGELSCQLYQRSADMGLGVPFNIASYALLTYMIAHVTGLRPGDFVHTLGDAHVYKNHIEPLKVQLDRKPRPFPKLVIKREVKTIEEFTFDDFEILDYKPYPKISMEMAV; from the exons ATGAGTACCACcgatttgaaatatttgaatggAAAAGGCGCAACATGTGTCAAAGGACCCGATGCAGATAACAATATTCAAAAGCAAGACAAAGCTGTTGAGGAGAATCGAGATGAACAGCAATACCTGGAccttatagaaaaaattttggcaACTG GCGTGGATCGTTCAGACCGCACTGGGGTTGGTACCCGTTCAATTTTTGGTGCACAGATGCGTTTTGACCTCCGGAATAACTTTCCATTGTTAACTACCAAGCGCGTATTCTGGCGAGCCGTTGCGGAGGAACTGCTCTGGTTTGTAAATGGCCAGACAGATGCTAAAATACTTcaagaaaaaaacatacatatatgggatgGGAACAGTACTCGGGAGTTCTTAGACAAAAGTGGATTTTATGATCGCGAAGAAGGTGATCTGGGTCCCGTTTATGGCTTCCAGTGGCGCCATTTTGGAGCCAAATACCGCACTTGCAAAGATAATTACAAAGGTGAGGGCGTAGACCAACTTCAGAATGTAATTGATACAATTCGGAATAAACCGAACGACCGTCGCATTATAATGTCTGCTTGGAATCCTCTTGACCTCCCACAAATGGCACTGCCTCCTTGTCATTGCCTAGCGCAATTTTTCGTAGCCAACGGGGAGTTGTCGTGCCAATTGTACCAGCGCAGCGCCGACATGGGACTAGGTGTGCCATTCAATATAGCCTCCTATGCTTTGCTTACTTACATGATTGCACACGTCACTGGACTTCGCCCGGGAGATTTCGTTCACACCCTTGGGGATGCTCATGTCTATAAAAATCACATTGAGCCTTTAAAAGTACAGTTAGATCGTAAACCTCGCCCATTCCCTAAACTAGTTATTAAACGTGAAGTGAAAACCATCGAAGAGTTTACGTTTGATGACTTTGAGATACTGGACTACAAACCTTATCCAAAAATCTCTATGGAAATGGCAGTTTAA
- the LOC129238899 gene encoding high affinity copper uptake protein 1-like codes for MTADYHLDHRHYSGPCPMLMVFHGGNCEQILWHGWTVSDIVEFIFATLAIFVLAFSYEALKFFNQQLLKKNSAKEMRDAKVSTAVKSSYSETPLTGRYRNGYRHEISTTAHFIHTLLHTVQVMISYLLMMVFMNFNYWLCLAVISGLSLGFFGFGWLRRINFVTECCN; via the exons ATGACTGCAGATTACCATTTAGACCATCGACATTACAGTGGGCCATGTCCCATGCTCATGGTG tttcaTGGCGGAAATTGTGAGCAGATTCTTTGGCACGGTTGGACAGTCAGCGACATAGTAGAGTTCATATTTGCTACGTTAGCGATCTTTGTGCTGGCCTTTTCTTACGAAGCACTAAAGTTCTTCAATcaacagcttttgaaaaagaaCTCCGCTAAGGAAATGCGTGATGCTAAAGTGTCTACGGCTGTTAAATCGAGTTATTCAGAGACGCCATTGACTGGCCGTTATCGAAATGGATATAGGCATGAAATCAGCACTACAGCCCACTTCATCCATACTTTATTGCATACAGTACAGGTTATGATTTCTTATTTACTGATGATGGTTTTTATGAACTTTAACTACTGGCTGTGTTTGGCGGTGATTTCTGGCTTGAGCCTTGGATTTTTCGGATTTGGCTGGCTGCGGCGCATTAACTTTGTAACTGAATGttgtaattga